A genomic segment from Bacteroidia bacterium encodes:
- a CDS encoding bifunctional folylpolyglutamate synthase/dihydrofolate synthase, protein MSWQKTLDYLYSTLPMFHRTGPAALKPGLGNTRALLEVLGEPHENFRSIHIAGTNGKGSTSHIIASILRAAGYRVGLYTSPHVKDLRERIRINGKMIPRERVIAFVKKHKKEFERIKPSFFEMMVGLAFDHFSRNKVDIAVIETGLGGRLDSTNVLDPELSVITNISYDHTNLLGKTLRRIAEEKGGIIKESGLVVIGEKQKDSWPVFRRIAKKKNADLRSAEDAYRISNLRNVWSKGKLCLQCDISVKGTRRVFRDVKCDLPGYYQAKNIRTALLAVELLSRHRNLKINLRHAGEGLYNVMKNTGLRGRWEVLRQHPAVIADVAHNEAGMKAVLEMLEETPHENLHIIFGVVGDKSPVRLLKRLPKEAFYHFCRANIERAMPVDELVKRAGKYGLHGVCYPDVKQALKGARAMAGKKDLVLVTGSVFVVAEVM, encoded by the coding sequence GTGAGCTGGCAGAAAACGCTCGATTACCTCTACTCCACTCTTCCCATGTTTCATCGCACAGGGCCCGCCGCGCTGAAGCCGGGTTTAGGCAACACGCGGGCGCTGCTGGAAGTGTTAGGTGAACCACATGAAAATTTCCGCAGTATACATATAGCCGGTACGAACGGCAAGGGAAGTACCTCACATATTATCGCATCCATCCTGCGCGCGGCGGGGTACAGAGTAGGATTATATACTTCTCCGCATGTAAAAGATCTGAGGGAGCGCATCCGCATCAATGGAAAAATGATTCCGCGGGAACGCGTTATTGCTTTTGTAAAAAAACACAAAAAAGAATTTGAGCGTATAAAGCCCTCTTTCTTTGAAATGATGGTAGGACTGGCTTTTGATCATTTTTCAAGGAACAAGGTAGACATTGCCGTGATCGAGACCGGTTTGGGCGGGCGTCTGGACAGTACGAACGTGCTGGATCCGGAGTTGTCGGTGATCACGAACATCAGTTACGATCATACTAATTTGCTTGGGAAGACCCTTCGCAGGATTGCGGAGGAGAAAGGCGGTATCATTAAGGAGAGTGGTCTGGTAGTGATCGGGGAAAAGCAAAAAGATTCATGGCCCGTATTCCGGCGCATCGCGAAGAAAAAAAACGCGGATCTGAGGAGTGCGGAAGATGCCTACCGGATCAGCAATCTGCGCAATGTATGGTCGAAGGGAAAACTGTGTTTGCAGTGTGATATTTCCGTAAAAGGCACGCGGCGTGTTTTCCGCGACGTAAAATGCGATCTGCCGGGTTACTACCAGGCGAAGAATATCCGCACGGCTTTGCTGGCGGTTGAATTGCTGAGCCGCCACCGCAACCTGAAGATTAATCTGCGTCATGCAGGAGAGGGACTATACAACGTGATGAAGAACACGGGGCTTCGCGGGCGGTGGGAGGTGCTGCGGCAGCATCCGGCGGTGATTGCAGATGTGGCACACAATGAGGCGGGCATGAAAGCGGTGCTGGAGATGCTGGAAGAAACGCCGCATGAGAACCTGCACATCATTTTCGGTGTGGTGGGAGATAAGAGTCCGGTTCGTTTATTAAAACGCCTGCCGAAAGAAGCGTTCTATCATTTTTGCCGTGCGAACATTGAGCGCGCCATGCCGGTAGATGAGCTGGTGAAGAGGGCCGGAAAATACGGCCTGCACGGAGTGTGCTATCCGGATGTAAAACAGGCCTTGAAAGGCGCTCGGGCGATGGCCGGCAAGAAAGACCTTGTGCTGGTAACAGGCAGTGTGTTTGTAGTGGCGGAGGTAATGTGA
- a CDS encoding HipA domain-containing protein yields the protein MNRKCLYCYQKLEAESNSEFHEKCSMEFFGTTTAPALPYTIGQMSELAKSIVERSIAVPGVQPKLSLSLVKDTIGTKNKSRLTVVGALGGNFIFKPPSEHYPEMPQNEHVTMRIADAFEIRTVKSSLIRLQSGELSYVTKRIDRSDSGEKIHMLDMFQVLEAHDKYKSSLERVGKAIHQNSDNTLLDTVRFFELCVFCFLTGNNDMHLKNFSMILSGGHWLLAPAYDLLNVSVVNPEDTEELALTLEGKKRKLQGGHFERLGLLLGLNDKQVKNVFNRFRESRPLAQQWVENSFLSAGMKSNYNEVMNRRYNVLMQK from the coding sequence ATGAATAGGAAATGCTTGTATTGTTATCAAAAACTGGAGGCTGAGAGTAACAGCGAGTTCCATGAAAAATGCAGCATGGAGTTTTTTGGAACAACAACCGCGCCCGCCTTACCCTACACAATCGGCCAAATGTCGGAACTGGCGAAGAGTATCGTAGAGCGGAGCATTGCCGTGCCGGGTGTACAACCCAAATTATCCCTGTCGCTGGTGAAAGATACGATAGGAACTAAAAACAAATCTCGTCTGACCGTTGTTGGCGCACTGGGAGGAAATTTCATTTTCAAGCCACCCTCTGAGCATTACCCCGAAATGCCCCAGAATGAGCATGTCACCATGCGCATCGCCGATGCGTTTGAAATACGTACTGTGAAGTCAAGTTTAATACGTCTGCAATCGGGTGAGCTGTCCTACGTCACTAAACGGATCGACAGATCCGATAGCGGAGAAAAAATTCACATGCTGGATATGTTTCAGGTCCTGGAAGCCCATGACAAGTATAAGAGTTCATTGGAACGCGTGGGAAAGGCGATACATCAGAATTCTGATAACACCTTATTGGATACCGTCCGGTTTTTTGAGTTGTGTGTCTTTTGTTTCCTTACAGGGAACAACGACATGCACCTGAAAAACTTTTCGATGATCCTGTCTGGCGGGCACTGGTTGCTCGCTCCGGCCTACGATCTGCTCAACGTAAGTGTGGTGAATCCGGAGGATACGGAGGAACTGGCACTGACGCTGGAAGGTAAAAAGAGGAAGCTGCAGGGCGGGCATTTCGAACGCCTGGGTCTTCTGCTTGGATTAAATGATAAGCAGGTAAAAAATGTATTTAACAGATTCCGTGAAAGCCGCCCCCTTGCGCAACAATGGGTAGAGAATTCTTTTCTCTCTGCCGGAATGAAGAGCAACTATAATGAGGTGATGAACAGGAGATACAATGTCCTCATGCAGAAATAA
- a CDS encoding HipA N-terminal domain-containing protein has translation MRRAKIYYKDELAGVLTETDDGQYTFLYEKEYALKYPGQFITFSMPITERPYIENRLFPFFEGLIPEGWLLDIASKNWKVNPNDRMGLLLACCGNCIGAVSVKQIPGEDE, from the coding sequence ATGAGGCGCGCAAAAATATACTACAAAGATGAACTCGCAGGTGTCCTGACGGAAACGGATGATGGCCAATACACCTTTCTGTATGAAAAGGAATATGCCTTAAAGTACCCCGGGCAGTTCATCACTTTTTCAATGCCCATTACTGAACGTCCGTATATCGAAAACCGGTTGTTCCCATTTTTTGAAGGCCTTATTCCTGAAGGATGGCTCCTGGATATCGCATCGAAGAACTGGAAAGTAAATCCGAACGACCGGATGGGACTGCTTTTGGCCTGCTGCGGGAATTGCATCGGGGCGGTAAGCGTTAAACAAATTCCGGGTGAAGATGAATAG
- a CDS encoding helix-turn-helix transcriptional regulator, which yields MKSLSEFVKSKRKDARLTQAQFAERAGVALTIVRKIEQGKENVKLEKVNQVLKMFGHVLVPVSQRELLLKKENPEEK from the coding sequence AAAAGTAAACGCAAAGACGCCCGTCTGACCCAGGCACAGTTCGCCGAAAGAGCAGGCGTGGCGCTCACCATAGTGCGAAAAATTGAACAGGGGAAAGAAAATGTAAAACTGGAAAAAGTAAACCAGGTTCTTAAAATGTTCGGACATGTATTGGTTCCCGTAAGTCAAAGAGAACTGTTATTGAAAAAGGAGAACCCGGAAGAAAAATGA